In Bacteroidota bacterium, a single genomic region encodes these proteins:
- a CDS encoding T9SS type A sorting domain-containing protein — MKKVILITLMLIVILNSSTKCQVCSFSFSEAESTNRIALATCEYYEVVYTFPNPVPETNRIKINLPHDIRFQSLVSGNGVATTSSSGAISPTFTFVGTTSIPTIIIQVLTPSSIISGFPSTTSIDFYNTNLICSKSPTTSFALSDNSSNLSVTLPGSYPLNAGEMKDWIITLENKSLTTDISNLKIDFINQLKVVNISGYALLGQTYTTPISPCNSIIGYTSLTGSVITITNIAPGQIINIHICITGICPLPDGGGQAGQILFGSPCGNDYYGRKTSNLHLFKGGIPEIEPQGQALVQNNNYGPGICQINNGVTKFSFRYLNSGHNLAGTGATAGYAKLIDLKVYLASDNAFGQIVDPRSSTSLKIKSNGYSYTLNNTQYQGLISEVAYTPAINFKTYLIDFTKWISSIPLPYENKFGGSNLGLCDLDGDGQMDDMNEGAEFTLEFDYKYVGDVPYICPFPANPPTPGADIIGFSSSLIKTFCLFQNQCQTLQYYYPNLPLHSNNAYDPATGTAFQDKIINGIMNFGNEFNPKDDAVKSQFSYATVIHSSSASLPPDALIGEEFNYTICPNFEQRWTPQGFDFNCPSGFHRIHIPLPARYELNVNQLLTHTTPHSGTMNITINSIPPQVVTATVTETPGICTPGSPDTYTPGFINIDFDRVPRILANGNHYTLSIGCLSLPMKNTCNCAPGPIHHEPFKDEIEYSFEFICCPNDAGCRSVLASGSDDIFNHCGIDCGPLASNFQTKSSPRFSLKRQTLGWFNPDELNTASPLSYTQSNLPLSSVNIANSPIRLDRAYPGDCIEANIQGTFSDNDINVPTKYASVFLKMRYDDLFYLHQSANFQIFDMDPNILNQSSIIVDDTYNGSTTTTIYNNLTFIAFQDPNTSVHIDYMRFELPAAFASSLQQNHQYHFTARIRLIVRTTQQGTALNSNTFFTPGSHELKTFRAGFGAILNNGTEYTSCDDFGVKFTILQPSIQVIVGNQKSSSCEPFKMSIQLQSKSGNFDDDRIDFPNEFRPYAGIDGAVEVNFPKGYTLQSCSLLFPTNTFTTLGPIVAGSQFVNNNYLSNACTYATVSLSNLGLPNYVPFNTQICPNCPTGQTDCIQYFINPASLLSGSTNWPLMDYKANGTYTPGITFELTFIPECDVSNFPPGAFSAKLRYKEALQNHNSANSNYIYTSSILARGGIAVTHNSPGIEFPIIHGSTVINAAIPPLTSNFTTPKFQICPDPRSLSVPFTIIEIPHLGDFSSQAQLLEYDCNNSNPSQIATFSQTSIGSGRFIINNSILPNACRCFSISGNVNMPYCNISSFLDLQNKLQITPQFKLSCHSGGVVCEAVKNNTSLDFDFSNATFPPNPSPANAGIDQTVFIPSVSLQGNTPSNIGTGHWTVIAGSGTLTSPNSQSTGVTGLSFGINTFAWTINNGNCPSTSDQVNINYKCSSVLAGQNILTGDVSQYQLSNFSNSIVFVNGVLKINIPTANFNKCHFLMAPGSSIVINPSMTLNLSECIVEGCPDMWNGIRVSSTAILKCDKTLIQNALTAISCVDGSDYDITSSVFNQNKEDIFIDGQGTGNSFTGTVNGSVFTCRYINPSPDLSNVGILASSLKNNNLTTSIPSSLLYYPSSLNPSNRSEAAIEISGVGLSTPIPSYNIKIGDENSGFTTKGNLFDRHDYGIKIKSSNVEIVNCKFQNMEATNYLGYSTGIGIWAYRSIDMPFSIKVGGGSIPAERNTFIDCGIGTLIKDYFNTQIEANTIQKTAGVGNVFANTNYVGRWGIKLSNGDKSSHTCRNNTITNIYIGIEFDQITFDKVQSNFEYNTISSAGNEKSNIGIYIHSQKNYHNLLSYIHIDHNDLQGLMNGVRIENFKTTGGITVNQNPHITIQRGNPITTPQNGIYVYECNGVEVADNPDISALPTKANNITGIYLYSSQNSMINCNKIKKARTGIRIQGVCSSPPNSEGLLHKNEISDYFTGVDLLKYASISNQGTASHGSDNIWLNPNTGGVGIRNQSGTNPVVYIHSGGPNSISPFGSVTMMPATGASSTTCLGSTPFSPIVSNQLTNEEYEIIRKLLGNELNFPVLAEETKWNYGSILYEKILNDSTINPNDSIISDFVDSLASGNVGKFYVVSSSIKNGDWTLAESDNQSIVTHSHVEANLKKYNNYYIAFQKDTALGGDSTWLANMINDLTPIAEECILTGGSAVSGARTMLSYFTPNLYPSIDECLQSPADSISQDSSNTLCALIKTYTVSATTGATYTWTVPSGTSFTQSGNSISVNWGSLIGTGGTITCTIMDALGNTSTGSYTQAPLVSNPTCITASANNTSCVTATQLSWNPPAGCAAGYLIMLGTNGAGTTTPDNVVNGWDVGNVTSVTLPMLSGGTTYYYQVIPYDDAHVPVNGCSIFSFTSGTAVDFTPTLGNPYIENFDGVSPPELPCGITISDENFPRDGVVWATSTAASCSGNNSIAISKNPNNTTAKDDWFYSVPLNLTAGELYQVDFNAKTDGPQTEGIEAYIGSSPDAATMQSTSSIINSYLSNSNCVNTLASDYIAAYTGQFYVGVHANGSPNSQTLFVDDLRVSLIPTVKISAETCGDTVSSCERIQCDLITGATSYKFRIENLQLGFSMDYTVNSNNPLLSEFYNAPVLPLPLGETYTVSATAFVNGNWMPFGASCTITINAQTSVTASDVSGCTGSAISLYGSPSGGTFSLSNPYTGPSASYTYTFTDEYGCAVTSIPANITVNALPTVSAANVSGCEGTAISLSGSPAGGTWSVANPYTGASATYTHSYTDANGCNNTSASATITVTACPKLNTTTCNTASFNMCDRLAITTVSGATAYKYKFENSSLGFSQEYTPASLSYNPYLYQFLNATSTSIIPGNTYAVSVAALVNGSWTYYGPACNVVVNPIPITSLNSASCNINLPSMNTYFYTNNTGICGIYDYKYEFTEGNTTFEVNRGLTLNNFIMIWIPSPNLAKYSTTYSVRVKLKMGNTWGDYGPSCTITTPSSPLTQLQTAFCGYTLPLFSSLVNCDAVPGAIDYRYHITGPSNYNKTFNRNQAGNDWHFSWTILGSGQQNMVPNTTYAVEVASNAGGVWSAYGASCNITTPATQWREAEAFELNQNAALNEAVDELALLVYPNPNAINNEFFIEVRGIHTAGEVAQITIYDLVGKLIYKETATYNEGDTQLRVKPSVRPAQGVYMIEAIVKGKKLRQKFVVD, encoded by the coding sequence ATGAAAAAGGTTATTTTAATTACTCTTATGCTAATTGTTATTTTAAATTCAAGCACAAAATGTCAAGTTTGTTCCTTTTCTTTCAGTGAAGCTGAAAGCACCAATAGAATAGCTCTTGCAACTTGTGAATATTATGAAGTTGTTTATACCTTTCCAAACCCAGTCCCAGAAACTAATAGAATAAAAATAAATTTACCACATGATATACGTTTTCAAAGTTTAGTTTCTGGAAATGGAGTCGCTACTACTTCTAGTTCGGGAGCCATTTCACCAACCTTCACTTTTGTGGGTACAACTTCTATTCCAACTATCATTATTCAAGTACTTACCCCATCATCAATTATATCAGGTTTTCCGTCAACCACCAGTATAGATTTTTATAATACAAACCTTATTTGCAGTAAATCCCCTACTACTTCATTTGCATTATCCGACAATAGTAGTAACTTGAGTGTAACACTGCCAGGTTCTTATCCTTTAAATGCTGGAGAGATGAAAGATTGGATTATCACACTAGAAAACAAAAGCCTTACCACCGACATTTCGAATTTAAAAATAGATTTTATAAATCAGTTAAAGGTGGTAAACATCTCAGGTTACGCATTATTAGGGCAAACTTATACAACACCAATAAGCCCATGTAACTCAATTATTGGTTACACCTCTTTAACAGGATCTGTAATTACAATAACTAATATTGCCCCAGGTCAAATAATAAACATTCATATTTGTATTACCGGAATCTGTCCCCTTCCTGATGGAGGTGGGCAAGCCGGTCAAATCCTTTTTGGTTCACCTTGTGGAAATGATTATTATGGCAGAAAAACTTCTAACCTTCACCTATTTAAGGGCGGAATACCAGAGATTGAACCTCAAGGCCAAGCCTTAGTACAAAATAATAATTATGGACCTGGTATTTGTCAAATCAATAATGGTGTTACAAAATTCTCTTTTAGATATCTTAATTCTGGACATAATTTAGCAGGAACTGGAGCAACAGCTGGATACGCTAAACTTATTGACCTCAAGGTTTATCTTGCTAGTGACAATGCATTTGGACAAATTGTAGACCCACGCTCTTCAACTTCCTTAAAAATAAAATCTAATGGGTATTCCTATACATTAAATAATACTCAATATCAAGGGTTAATATCTGAAGTTGCATATACACCAGCTATTAACTTCAAAACGTATCTTATTGATTTTACAAAATGGATATCTTCTATACCGTTACCATATGAAAATAAATTTGGTGGATCAAATTTAGGACTATGTGATTTAGATGGTGACGGACAAATGGATGATATGAATGAAGGGGCTGAATTTACCCTTGAGTTTGACTACAAATATGTAGGAGATGTACCTTATATTTGCCCTTTCCCAGCTAATCCTCCAACCCCAGGAGCAGATATTATTGGTTTCTCATCAAGTCTTATTAAAACATTTTGCCTTTTTCAAAATCAATGTCAAACTTTACAATATTACTATCCCAACTTACCGCTCCATTCCAATAATGCCTATGACCCTGCCACAGGTACCGCTTTCCAAGATAAGATAATAAATGGAATTATGAATTTCGGAAATGAATTTAATCCAAAAGATGATGCTGTAAAATCACAATTTTCTTATGCAACTGTGATCCATTCGTCTTCTGCTTCGTTACCCCCAGATGCATTAATTGGCGAGGAGTTCAATTATACAATTTGCCCCAATTTTGAGCAAAGATGGACACCACAAGGTTTTGATTTTAATTGCCCTTCAGGTTTTCATCGGATACATATCCCATTGCCAGCACGTTATGAGCTAAATGTGAATCAACTTTTAACTCACACCACGCCACATAGTGGTACAATGAATATTACAATAAACTCTATTCCGCCGCAGGTAGTTACTGCAACAGTAACAGAAACTCCTGGAATCTGCACTCCCGGTTCTCCGGATACATATACTCCTGGTTTTATTAATATCGATTTTGACCGTGTTCCAAGAATTTTGGCAAACGGGAATCATTACACATTATCCATTGGATGTCTTAGTTTACCTATGAAAAATACATGTAACTGCGCCCCTGGCCCAATTCACCATGAGCCTTTTAAAGATGAAATTGAATACTCCTTCGAGTTCATTTGCTGTCCGAATGATGCTGGATGCCGAAGCGTACTTGCCTCAGGGAGTGATGATATATTCAATCATTGCGGAATAGATTGTGGGCCCTTAGCTTCAAATTTTCAAACAAAATCTAGCCCAAGATTTTCTTTAAAAAGACAAACATTAGGATGGTTTAATCCTGACGAATTAAATACAGCTAGTCCTTTAAGTTATACCCAATCTAATTTACCATTAAGTAGTGTAAATATAGCGAATAGTCCTATTAGACTTGACAGAGCATACCCAGGAGATTGCATTGAGGCGAACATCCAAGGAACTTTCTCTGATAATGACATAAATGTACCAACTAAGTATGCAAGTGTTTTTTTAAAAATGAGATATGATGATTTATTTTATTTGCATCAAAGCGCCAACTTTCAGATATTTGATATGGATCCAAATATCTTAAATCAAAGTTCAATCATTGTTGACGATACATACAATGGATCAACGACAACAACTATTTATAATAATCTTACGTTTATAGCATTTCAAGATCCAAATACGTCAGTGCACATTGACTATATGAGATTTGAACTACCAGCAGCTTTTGCCTCAAGTTTGCAACAAAATCACCAATATCATTTCACAGCAAGGATTAGGTTAATAGTAAGAACAACTCAACAAGGGACTGCATTAAATTCAAATACATTCTTTACGCCTGGGAGCCATGAATTAAAAACATTTCGTGCAGGGTTTGGTGCAATATTAAATAATGGAACTGAGTATACATCTTGTGATGATTTTGGAGTTAAGTTTACAATCCTTCAACCTTCCATTCAAGTCATAGTTGGTAATCAGAAAAGCTCTAGTTGTGAACCCTTTAAAATGTCAATTCAATTACAAAGTAAATCTGGAAATTTTGATGATGATAGAATAGATTTTCCTAATGAGTTCAGGCCTTATGCAGGAATTGATGGTGCAGTTGAAGTAAATTTCCCTAAAGGTTATACTTTACAAAGTTGTTCACTTTTATTTCCAACTAATACCTTTACAACTCTTGGTCCTATAGTTGCAGGTAGCCAGTTTGTAAACAATAATTATTTAAGCAATGCTTGTACTTATGCAACTGTATCCTTATCCAACTTAGGATTGCCTAACTATGTGCCATTTAATACGCAAATATGTCCAAACTGCCCAACTGGGCAAACAGATTGTATTCAGTACTTTATAAACCCAGCTTCATTACTAAGTGGTTCTACAAATTGGCCATTAATGGATTATAAGGCAAATGGTACCTATACACCTGGAATTACTTTTGAACTAACTTTTATACCAGAATGTGATGTTTCAAACTTTCCCCCGGGAGCATTTAGTGCTAAACTTAGATATAAGGAAGCCCTCCAAAATCATAACTCAGCCAATTCTAACTATATTTATACTAGCTCAATATTGGCAAGAGGGGGAATTGCGGTTACACATAATAGTCCTGGAATTGAATTTCCAATAATCCATGGTTCAACAGTAATTAATGCGGCAATTCCTCCTTTAACTTCGAATTTCACAACCCCAAAATTTCAAATTTGCCCTGATCCTCGTTCTTTATCTGTTCCATTCACCATTATTGAAATCCCTCATTTGGGAGATTTTTCCTCGCAAGCCCAGCTTCTCGAATATGACTGTAATAATAGTAACCCTAGTCAAATTGCGACATTTTCTCAAACATCAATAGGATCCGGAAGATTTATTATTAACAACTCGATTCTACCAAATGCATGTCGATGTTTTTCAATTAGTGGAAATGTTAATATGCCATATTGCAATATTTCAAGCTTTTTAGATTTACAAAATAAATTACAAATAACACCGCAATTTAAATTAAGCTGCCATTCAGGAGGAGTCGTGTGTGAGGCTGTTAAAAATAACACTTCCTTAGATTTCGATTTCTCTAATGCAACATTTCCTCCAAATCCTTCACCTGCAAATGCAGGCATTGATCAAACTGTATTCATTCCTAGTGTTTCATTACAAGGAAACACTCCATCAAATATTGGAACCGGACACTGGACAGTAATAGCAGGTTCGGGCACTCTTACAAGTCCCAACTCTCAATCTACGGGAGTAACAGGTTTAAGCTTTGGCATTAATACCTTTGCTTGGACAATTAATAATGGAAATTGCCCATCTACTTCCGATCAAGTAAACATCAATTATAAATGTAGTTCTGTTCTAGCAGGTCAGAATATATTAACCGGCGACGTTTCTCAATACCAACTAAGCAACTTTTCAAATTCAATTGTTTTTGTTAATGGTGTTTTGAAAATTAATATACCGACCGCAAATTTTAACAAATGTCATTTTTTAATGGCACCTGGGTCTTCAATAGTTATTAATCCTTCTATGACTTTGAATTTATCTGAATGTATAGTTGAAGGATGCCCTGACATGTGGAATGGTATTAGAGTAAGTTCAACAGCAATACTAAAATGTGATAAAACTCTGATACAAAATGCACTTACCGCTATTTCTTGTGTTGATGGCTCAGATTATGACATCACTTCTTCCGTATTCAATCAGAACAAAGAAGATATTTTTATTGATGGTCAAGGTACAGGTAATTCATTTACTGGAACAGTTAATGGGTCCGTCTTTACTTGCAGGTATATTAATCCTTCTCCAGACTTAAGTAATGTGGGAATTCTTGCTTCTAGTTTAAAAAATAATAATTTAACAACATCCATTCCCTCAAGCTTGCTTTACTATCCTTCCTCATTAAATCCAAGTAATAGAAGTGAGGCAGCTATTGAAATATCAGGAGTTGGGTTATCAACTCCAATACCTTCTTATAATATTAAGATTGGTGATGAAAATTCAGGATTTACAACAAAAGGAAACCTTTTTGACAGGCACGACTATGGAATAAAAATAAAAAGCAGTAATGTAGAAATTGTGAATTGCAAGTTTCAGAACATGGAAGCTACTAACTACTTAGGTTATTCAACAGGTATTGGAATTTGGGCGTATAGATCAATTGATATGCCTTTTAGTATTAAAGTAGGTGGGGGCTCTATTCCTGCCGAAAGAAACACATTTATTGATTGTGGGATTGGAACTTTAATAAAAGACTATTTTAACACCCAAATTGAAGCGAATACGATTCAAAAAACGGCAGGGGTTGGTAATGTTTTCGCAAATACGAATTATGTGGGACGATGGGGTATAAAGCTTTCCAATGGAGACAAAAGCTCTCATACTTGCAGAAACAATACTATAACCAATATTTATATCGGTATTGAATTTGATCAAATTACATTTGATAAGGTCCAAAGTAATTTTGAATACAATACTATCAGCAGCGCTGGAAATGAAAAATCCAATATTGGAATTTATATTCATAGCCAGAAAAATTATCATAATTTACTTTCTTACATTCATATTGATCATAATGACTTGCAAGGCCTAATGAATGGCGTTAGGATAGAGAACTTCAAGACCACTGGAGGTATTACAGTAAATCAAAATCCACATATCACAATACAACGGGGCAATCCTATAACAACTCCGCAAAATGGTATTTATGTATATGAATGTAATGGTGTCGAAGTAGCTGACAATCCAGACATTTCTGCTCTTCCAACTAAGGCAAATAACATTACTGGGATTTACCTCTACTCCTCTCAAAACTCCATGATTAATTGTAATAAAATTAAAAAGGCGAGAACTGGCATTCGAATTCAAGGAGTTTGTTCTTCCCCGCCTAACTCTGAAGGGTTGCTTCATAAAAATGAAATTAGTGACTATTTTACTGGTGTTGATCTTTTAAAATATGCATCAATTTCAAATCAAGGAACTGCAAGCCATGGATCGGATAACATATGGCTTAATCCTAATACCGGTGGGGTGGGCATACGAAATCAATCAGGAACAAACCCTGTAGTTTATATACATTCCGGAGGGCCTAATTCAATATCACCGTTTGGCTCGGTTACCATGATGCCGGCAACTGGAGCAAGTTCTACAACATGTTTAGGTTCAACTCCATTTTCTCCTATTGTTTCCAATCAATTAACTAATGAAGAATATGAGATTATCAGAAAACTATTGGGGAATGAACTGAATTTTCCGGTATTGGCAGAGGAGACAAAATGGAATTATGGATCAATTTTGTATGAAAAAATTCTAAACGATAGTACAATTAATCCCAATGATAGCATTATCAGTGACTTTGTGGATTCCTTAGCTTCAGGAAACGTTGGAAAATTTTACGTTGTATCTAGTTCGATTAAAAATGGCGACTGGACTTTAGCAGAGAGTGACAATCAAAGTATCGTAACTCATAGCCACGTTGAAGCCAATCTTAAGAAATACAACAATTATTACATAGCTTTTCAGAAGGATACAGCACTTGGCGGTGATTCTACCTGGTTAGCGAATATGATTAATGATTTGACACCAATCGCAGAGGAATGTATTTTAACTGGTGGCTCTGCTGTATCAGGTGCAAGGACAATGCTTTCCTATTTCACCCCCAATCTTTACCCGAGCATTGACGAATGTTTACAATCACCAGCTGATTCCATCAGCCAGGACAGCAGCAACACACTGTGTGCCCTTATCAAAACCTACACTGTTTCTGCCACAACAGGAGCAACCTATACTTGGACAGTTCCATCGGGAACAAGTTTTACTCAAAGTGGAAACAGTATTTCAGTTAATTGGGGAAGCCTTATCGGAACCGGAGGTACAATAACCTGTACCATTATGGATGCGCTTGGAAACACCTCTACAGGTAGCTATACTCAAGCTCCTTTGGTTTCTAATCCTACTTGCATAACAGCAAGTGCCAACAATACTAGTTGTGTAACTGCTACTCAGTTGAGTTGGAATCCACCAGCAGGATGCGCTGCCGGATATTTAATTATGTTGGGTACAAACGGTGCCGGAACAACAACTCCGGATAATGTAGTAAATGGTTGGGATGTTGGTAATGTTACCTCGGTAACACTTCCTATGCTGAGCGGTGGTACTACTTATTATTATCAGGTAATTCCTTATGATGATGCGCATGTGCCGGTAAACGGGTGCTCCATATTTTCATTCACCTCCGGAACCGCAGTTGATTTTACTCCGACACTTGGCAATCCATACATTGAAAATTTTGATGGAGTTAGTCCACCAGAATTACCATGTGGCATTACTATAAGTGATGAGAATTTCCCAAGAGATGGTGTTGTATGGGCTACTAGCACGGCTGCTTCTTGTTCGGGCAACAACAGCATTGCTATATCAAAAAACCCAAATAATACCACCGCCAAAGATGATTGGTTTTATTCAGTTCCGCTGAATCTTACTGCTGGCGAATTGTACCAAGTTGATTTTAATGCAAAAACGGATGGTCCACAAACAGAAGGAATTGAAGCATATATCGGCTCAAGCCCGGATGCAGCAACGATGCAAAGCACTTCATCGATAATTAATTCTTACCTCTCCAATTCAAATTGTGTAAACACTCTGGCGAGCGACTATATTGCTGCCTATACCGGACAGTTTTATGTAGGCGTTCATGCAAATGGTTCTCCAAATAGCCAAACACTTTTTGTGGATGACTTAAGGGTTAGTTTGATTCCGACCGTAAAAATTTCGGCTGAAACTTGCGGTGATACAGTATCAAGCTGTGAACGCATTCAATGTGATTTGATAACTGGAGCAACAAGTTACAAGTTTAGGATTGAAAATTTACAATTAGGTTTTTCAATGGATTATACTGTAAATTCAAACAATCCGCTCTTGTCTGAATTTTATAATGCACCCGTTTTACCATTGCCATTAGGTGAAACCTACACAGTTTCGGCAACTGCATTTGTAAATGGAAATTGGATGCCTTTTGGAGCATCTTGTACAATAACAATAAATGCTCAAACAAGCGTAACTGCAAGTGACGTTAGCGGTTGCACCGGTTCTGCTATTTCTCTTTACGGTTCTCCATCAGGTGGTACTTTTAGCTTAAGTAATCCGTATACAGGTCCAAGTGCAAGCTATACCTACACTTTTACAGATGAATATGGATGTGCTGTTACCAGCATCCCAGCTAACATTACAGTAAACGCCTTACCAACAGTAAGCGCAGCAAATGTGAGTGGATGTGAAGGAACAGCTATTTCACTATCGGGAAGTCCAGCCGGTGGAACGTGGAGTGTGGCTAATCCTTATACGGGAGCAAGTGCAACTTATACACACAGTTATACCGATGCTAATGGTTGTAACAATACAAGTGCTAGTGCAACTATAACTGTTACTGCATGTCCTAAGTTAAATACTACAACCTGCAATACAGCATCATTTAATATGTGTGATCGTTTGGCGATTACAACAGTAAGCGGTGCAACAGCCTATAAATATAAATTTGAAAATTCTAGTCTTGGATTCTCTCAAGAGTATACACCTGCATCGCTTTCTTATAATCCATACTTGTATCAATTCCTTAACGCAACTTCAACTTCAATAATACCTGGAAATACTTATGCTGTTTCAGTGGCAGCATTGGTTAACGGTAGTTGGACTTATTATGGTCCAGCTTGTAATGTGGTAGTAAATCCAATTCCTATAACCAGTTTAAATTCTGCTTCATGTAACATAAATTTGCCTAGTATGAATACTTATTTTTATACAAATAATACAGGCATTTGTGGGATTTATGATTACAAATATGAATTTACAGAAGGAAACACAACTTTTGAAGTAAATCGCGGTTTAACTTTGAATAATTTCATTATGATTTGGATACCTTCTCCAAATCTGGCGAAATATTCAACAACGTATTCAGTAAGAGTAAAACTCAAAATGGGAAATACCTGGGGCGATTATGGACCTTCATGCACCATTACTACGCCTTCGTCTCCATTGACCCAATTGCAAACTGCATTTTGCGGATACACTTTACCACTTTTTAGTAGTCTAGTAAATTGTGATGCCGTTCCGGGTGCAATTGATTATCGTTACCACATCACAGGTCCATCCAATTACAATAAGACCTTTAACAGAAATCAAGCTGGAAACGATTGGCATTTTAGTTGGACTATCCTAGGCAGTGGACAACAAAACATGGTTCCGAATACTACCTATGCAGTGGAAGTAGCTTCAAATGCAGGTGGAGTTTGGAGTGCTTATGGCGCGAGTTGCAACATTACTACACCGGCAACTCAATGGCGCGAAGCAGAGGCATTTGAGTTGAATCAAAATGCTGCATTGAATGAGGCCGTAGATGAACTTGCTTTGTTGGTATACCCGAATCCGAATGCAATCAACAATGAGTTCTTTATTGAAGTGAGGGGAATTCATACCGCTGGCGAAGTTGCACAAATTACCATTTATGATTTGGTTGGAAAGTTAATTTACAAAGAAACTGCAACCTATAATGAAGGTGACACTCAATTGAGAGTAAAACCAAGCGTACGTCCTGCCCAGGGTGTGTATATGATTGAAGCTATTGTTAAAGGGAAAAAGCTTCGACAGAAATTTGTGGTGGATTAA
- a CDS encoding 30S ribosomal protein S12, with product MPTVQQLVRKGRSKLLNKSKSAALDSCPQRRGVCVRVYTTTPKKPNSAMRKVARVRLTNTKEVNAYIPGEGHNLQEHSIVLIRGGRVKDLPGVRYHIVRGALDTSGVEGRNQRRSKYGTKKPKAGAAAAKAAAGAKKK from the coding sequence ATGCCAACGGTACAACAATTAGTTCGAAAAGGTCGCTCAAAACTGCTAAATAAAAGTAAATCGGCTGCCTTAGACTCTTGTCCACAGCGAAGAGGCGTGTGCGTACGTGTGTACACCACTACTCCAAAAAAGCCAAATTCTGCGATGCGTAAAGTTGCGCGTGTGCGCCTTACCAACACCAAAGAAGTGAATGCTTACATTCCGGGTGAAGGACACAATTTGCAAGAGCACTCTATCGTGTTAATCCGTGGTGGAAGGGTGAAAGATTTACCGGGGGTACGTTACCACATCGTGCGTGGGGCTTTAGATACATCAGGTGTTGAAGGTCGTAACCAAAGACGTAGCAAATACGGAACAAAAAAACCAAAAGCAGGTGCAGCAGCAGCAAAGGCAGCAGCAGGAGCTAAAAAGAAATAA
- the rpsG gene encoding 30S ribosomal protein S7, translating into MRKTTPKRKPLLPDPKFNDMLVTRFVNNLMYDGKKTKAFDTFYEAMDIITKKNEEPGLDVFKKALNNITPQVEVRSRRVGGATFQIPQEIRAERKTSMAIKWMILYSRKRNEKSMGQKLAGEIIAAAKEEGASFKKKEDTHRMADANKAFSHFRF; encoded by the coding sequence ATGAGAAAAACAACTCCCAAAAGAAAACCTTTACTACCGGATCCAAAGTTCAATGATATGTTGGTAACCCGTTTCGTAAACAATTTAATGTACGATGGCAAAAAAACAAAAGCCTTCGATACATTTTACGAAGCCATGGACATTATCACTAAAAAGAATGAAGAGCCAGGTTTGGACGTTTTCAAAAAAGCGTTGAACAACATTACTCCTCAAGTAGAGGTGCGCAGCCGAAGAGTAGGTGGAGCTACTTTCCAAATTCCACAAGAAATTCGTGCAGAGCGTAAAACTTCAATGGCCATTAAATGGATGATTTTGTATTCCCGCAAGAGAAACGAAAAATCGATGGGCCAAAAATTAGCAGGCGAAATTATTGCTGCTGCTAAGGAAGAGGGTGCTTCTTTTAAAAAGAAAGAGGATACT